A window of Ictidomys tridecemlineatus isolate mIctTri1 chromosome 1, mIctTri1.hap1, whole genome shotgun sequence contains these coding sequences:
- the LOC144367418 gene encoding uncharacterized protein LOC144367418, producing the protein MGLQEELNELRLRSRARPVTDQQSLRSARSSPNPRAQVDSAGPRPALSAGPTPPRPPGRSPVPATGAGREKVQNHRHPGRLPPERSELSTRIYLGESASESEGRPRPLWRETIIRAGRGGGYGSSSVSSVRGTCRAGGRPAEKTNRCFFLLLLLLPHRNTHKHPTRGPSYRGGIATDPGTNPPVGGGVPPCGLVVSEQNADRKCSCRNDSLRRRQTLTTTPSSPLHFRHRRRRRRRRHSGSRLRRAAQHPSPAGARSPAAAPRFYALLHWAAVDVVLIVDPAGLRLRCGSGPALTGFIFQQADSSRAESCCGRVRGGAQAQRASQAAGGGERRPRLCPLGAVFSCRESSFGRPRRGRRRFHGDGAFFKVVCLQPGGWMYQIPSLSQRPDFVPACGLFLRLKDAILEGEEDSQLD; encoded by the exons CTACGGCTCCGCTCCCGGGCGAGGCCTGTCACCGACCAGCAGTCGCTCCGCTCAGCCCGGAGCTCTCCTAATCCCCGAGCTCAAGTAGATTCCGCTGGCCCGCGGCCTGCACTCTCCGCCGGGCCTACGCCTCCCCGGCCGCCCGGCAGGAGCCCAGTCCCCGCCACCGGAGCCGGCCGGGAGAAGGTACAAAACCACCGCCACCCAGGGCGGCTGCCACCAGAGAGAAGCGAACTCTCGACTC GAATTTACCTGGGCGAATCGGCGTCTGAATCCGAGGGGAGGCCGAGGCCGCTGTGGCGAGAGACTATAATCCGGGCCGGGAGGGGGGGTGGCTACGGCTCCTCTTCCGTCTCCTCAGTGCGGGGAACATGTAGAGCCGGGGGGAGACCAGCCGAGAAGACAAATCGctgcttcttcctcctcctcctccttctcccacatAGAAACACTCACAAACACCCGACCAGGGGCCCGAGCTACCGGGGGGGCATCGCCACGGACCCGGGAACCAATCCTCCTGTCGGCGGGGGCGTCCCTCCCTGCGGCTTGGTGGTGTCGG AACAAAATGCCGACCGGAAGTGCAGCTGCAGGAATGACTCCCTCCGCCGGCGCCAAACACTAACAACCACCCCCTCTTCCCCACTCCACttccgccaccgccgccgccgccgccgccgccgccactcGGGCTCGCGTCTCCGCCGCGCCGCGCAGCACCCGAGCCCGGCCGGGGCCAGAAGCCCGGCGGCAGCACCTCGTTTCTACGCCCTGCTCCACTGGGCGGCTGTGGATGTTGTTCTTATTGTCGATCCTGCGGGGCTGCGTCTGCGCTGCGGCTCGGGGCCGGCTCTCACGGGCTTTATTTTCCAGCAGGCCGACAGCAGCCGGGCCGAGTCCTGCTGTGGTCGTGTGCGTGGGGGAGCTCAGGCCCAGAGGGCCTCCCAGGCCGCAGGCGGCGGCGAGCGAAGGCCGCGCTTGTGTCCCCTGGGCGCCGTCTTTAGCTGTAGGGAGTCAAGCTTTGGGCGACCACGCAGAGGACGCCGGCGATTCCACGGCGATGGTGCATTTTTTAAAGTGGTGTGCCTGCAGCCGGGAGGATGGATGTATCAAATACCTTCTCTTTCTCAAAGGCCAGACTTTGTGCCCGCCTGTGGGTTATTTCTGCGGCTTAAGGATGCAATCCTTGAAGGCGAAGAAGACTCCCAGCTGGATTGA